TGAGCTCCTTGACCGAGTCGCGCGTCTCGTCCAGGACGCGTCCCAGCTTGAGCAGCGGGACCGCGAGCAGGCCGACGAGCAGCACGAAGGCGATCGCCGCGATGAGCCCCGCGACATCAGAGACCGACATCCCTCGTCCTTCCTCGATGACTGTTGCACCCTACCTGGGCCACGCGCGCGACCGTGCACCGGCCACGCGTACCCCGGGGGCGCGTCGTCCCGCCCTCCGGGGACGACGGAGCCCCGCCGCGCAGGTCGCGCGACGGGGCTCCGTGACGTGGTGCGAGCTGCGTCAGCGGGCGTAGTACTCGACGACGAGCTGGACCTCGCAGGTCACCGGGACCTCGGCGCGCTTCGGGTCGCGGACCAGGACGGCCGACAGCTTCTCGAGCTGGACGTCGAGGTAGCCCGGGACGGCCGGCAGCACGTCGCGGTGCGCGCCGGCGGCGGCGACCTGGAACGGCGTGGTCGCCTGGCTCTTCGGCTTGACCTGGATGGTCTGGCCGACCTTCACGCGGAACGAGGGGCGGTCGACGATCTTGCCGTCGACGAGGATGTGACGGTGCGTCACGGCCTGGCGCGCCTGCAGGATCGTGCGGGCGAAGCCGGAGCGCAGGACGAGCGCGTCGAGACGGGTCTCGAGGATCTCGACGAGCGCCTCACCGGTCAGGCCCGGGGCCTTGCGGGCGTCCTGGTAGGCACGGGCGAGCTGCTTCTCGCGGAGCGCGTACTGCGCGCGCAGACGCTGCTTCTCGCGCAGACGCACCGCGTAGTCCGACTCGGTGCGGCGACGGGCGCGGCCGTGCTCACCGGGCGGGTAGGGGCGCTTCTCGAAGTGCTTGACGGCCTTGGGCGTCAGGGCCAGGCCGAGGGCGCGGCTCAGGCGGACCTGGCGGCGCGAACGGGTCACACTGCTCACAGAGGTACTTCCTGTCGTGTTCGTTGACGTCACGCCGGGCGGACGGTGCCCGCCGGCGTGGGGCCGACCTTCGAGGGAACGCGTGTGCCGGCGAGCGGTCGTCGGAAGCGATGCTCCGGATCGGTGCTCGTGCGGCGCGGTCCTGGCTAGGGCCCCAGGGTGGTCCTGCGCGACGCGACCCCGAGGGACACGGCGGCGCACATGACCGGTCAACCTTACCCGCACCCGCGGCCGGGCGACGAATCCGCGCCTGGGACGTGGCTCACGTCTCGAGGATCTGGCGGATCCGCTCGAGCCGGTCGGCCACCTGACGCTCGTACCCGCGGTCGGTCGGCTCGTAGTAGCGGGAGCCCACGAGCTCGTCCGGCAGGTACTGCTGCGCCGCGACGCCGTGCGGCTCGTCGTGCGCGTACACGTACCCCTTCCCGTGCCCGTGCTGCTGCGCGCCCGGGTAGTGCGCGTCGCGCAGGTGCGTCGGCACCGACCCGAGGCGACCCGCGCGCACGTCCGCCAGCGCGCGGTCCACCCCGACGTACGCGGCGTTCGACTTCGGCGCGGTCGCCAGGTGCACGACGGCCTCGGCGAGCACGATGCGTGCCTCCGGCATCCCGATGAGCTGCACGGCCTGGGCCGCGGCCACCGCGGTCTGCAGCGCGCTCGGGTCCGCCATGCCGACGTCCTCCGCGGCGGCGATGACGATGCGCCGCGCGATGAACCGCGGGTCCTCCCCCGCGGCGATCATCCGCGCGAGGTAGTGCAGCGACGCGTCGACGTCCGAGCCGCGCATCGACTTGATGAACGCGCTGATCACGTCGTAGTGCTGGTCGCCGTCGCGGTCGTAACGGACCGCCGCGACGTCGATCGCGCGCTCGACCGTCGCGAGGTCCACCGGCACGGGCGCATCGGGGTCCGCCGCGACGGTCCGCTCGGCGTCGCTCAGCGCGGCCCCCGCGGCGGCCTCCAGGATCGTCAGCGCCTTGCGCGCGTCGCCGCCCGCGAGCCGCAGCAGGTGCTCCTCCGCGTCCTCGGCGAGTGCGACGCTCCCGGCCAGCCCGCGCTCGTCGGCCACCGCACGGCGCACGAGCGCACGCACGTCGTCGACCCCCAGCGGCTGCAGCGTCAGGAGCAGCGAGCGGGACAGCAGCGGCGAGTTCACCGAGAACGAGGGGTTCTCCGTGGTCGCCGCCACCAGCGTGACCCACCGGTTCTCCACGCTCGGCAGCAGGGCGTCCTGCTGCGCCTTGGTGAACCGGTGGACCTCGTCGATGAACAGGACCGTCTCGTCCCCGCCCGCGGCGAGCCGACGACGCGCGTCGTCGACGACCTGGCGCACGTCCTTGACGCCCGCGGTGACGGCCGACAGCTCGACGAACCGGCGACCGGAGGTCGAGGCGACCAGGTACGCCAGCGTCGTCTTGCCCGTGCCGGGAGGGCCCCAGAG
The sequence above is a segment of the Cellulomonas palmilytica genome. Coding sequences within it:
- the rpsD gene encoding 30S ribosomal protein S4, encoding MSSVTRSRRQVRLSRALGLALTPKAVKHFEKRPYPPGEHGRARRRTESDYAVRLREKQRLRAQYALREKQLARAYQDARKAPGLTGEALVEILETRLDALVLRSGFARTILQARQAVTHRHILVDGKIVDRPSFRVKVGQTIQVKPKSQATTPFQVAAAGAHRDVLPAVPGYLDVQLEKLSAVLVRDPKRAEVPVTCEVQLVVEYYAR
- a CDS encoding replication-associated recombination protein A — encoded protein: MDLFDAVGSTTAGVPAPSAGAPLAVRMRPRSLEEVAGQSHLLVPGSPLRRLVEPAGESERRAAPSSVVLWGPPGTGKTTLAYLVASTSGRRFVELSAVTAGVKDVRQVVDDARRRLAAGGDETVLFIDEVHRFTKAQQDALLPSVENRWVTLVAATTENPSFSVNSPLLSRSLLLTLQPLGVDDVRALVRRAVADERGLAGSVALAEDAEEHLLRLAGGDARKALTILEAAAGAALSDAERTVAADPDAPVPVDLATVERAIDVAAVRYDRDGDQHYDVISAFIKSMRGSDVDASLHYLARMIAAGEDPRFIARRIVIAAAEDVGMADPSALQTAVAAAQAVQLIGMPEARIVLAEAVVHLATAPKSNAAYVGVDRALADVRAGRLGSVPTHLRDAHYPGAQQHGHGKGYVYAHDEPHGVAAQQYLPDELVGSRYYEPTDRGYERQVADRLERIRQILET